A window of Cottoperca gobio chromosome 16, fCotGob3.1, whole genome shotgun sequence contains these coding sequences:
- the them4 gene encoding acyl-coenzyme A thioesterase THEM4 isoform X2 has product MTLPSFLSFKPRDFSLPNSSWGSEMMRMYDHYNSQCEVETEGGEKQEGKWRRLPSYNRLLKYATGGLYLSKMIQSNARLFTRHIRDPGAAFEYVLFVNSEEQKCVCIFQAGHLLEGPPGHVHGGAIATMIDTVTGTHATVLSGPVMTANLNINYRSPIPLGSTVLLESSLDKKEGRKTFIRCRVTSTDGSKLHSETSALFLSITVSHLLLGV; this is encoded by the exons ATG ACGCTGCCATCGTTCCTTTCTTTCAAGCCCCGGGACTTCAGCCTGCCTAACTCCTCATGGGGCTCAGAAATGATGCGGATGTACGATCATTATAACAGCCAGTGTGAGGTggagacggagggaggagagaaacaagaagGGAAGTGGCGAAGACTGCCAAGCTACAATCGCCTCCTCAAGTATGCTACAG GTGGACTGTATCTTAGTAAGATGATCCAATCAAACGCTCGTCTTTTTACCCGGCACATCAGAGACCCGGGAGCAGCATTTGAGTATGTTCTGTTTGTTAACAGTGAggagcagaagtgtgtgtgcattttccAAGCCGGACACCTACTGGAGGGGCCGCCAGG ACATGTCCATGGGGGGGCAATAGCCACTATGATTGATACTGTGACAGGGACTCATGCTACTGTCCTTTCTGGACCTGTTATGACTGCCAACCTTAACATCAACTACCGCAG CCCCATCCCACTGGGAAGCACAGTGTTGCTTGAATCCTCTCTAGATAAGAAGGAAGGCAGAAAAACATTCATTAGATGTAGAGTGACCAGCACCGATGGCTCTAAACTGCACTCAGAAACATCAG CACTGTTCCTGTCAATCACTGTCAGCCACCTACTCCTGGGAGtgtga
- the them4 gene encoding acyl-coenzyme A thioesterase THEM4 isoform X3, producing MPRDFSLPNSSWGSEMMRMYDHYNSQCEVETEGGEKQEGKWRRLPSYNRLLKYATGGLYLSKMIQSNARLFTRHIRDPGAAFEYVLFVNSEEQKCVCIFQAGHLLEGPPGHVHGGAIATMIDTVTGTHATVLSGPVMTANLNINYRSPIPLGSTVLLESSLDKKEGRKTFIRCRVTSTDGSKLHSETSALFLSITVSHLLLGV from the exons ATG CCCCGGGACTTCAGCCTGCCTAACTCCTCATGGGGCTCAGAAATGATGCGGATGTACGATCATTATAACAGCCAGTGTGAGGTggagacggagggaggagagaaacaagaagGGAAGTGGCGAAGACTGCCAAGCTACAATCGCCTCCTCAAGTATGCTACAG GTGGACTGTATCTTAGTAAGATGATCCAATCAAACGCTCGTCTTTTTACCCGGCACATCAGAGACCCGGGAGCAGCATTTGAGTATGTTCTGTTTGTTAACAGTGAggagcagaagtgtgtgtgcattttccAAGCCGGACACCTACTGGAGGGGCCGCCAGG ACATGTCCATGGGGGGGCAATAGCCACTATGATTGATACTGTGACAGGGACTCATGCTACTGTCCTTTCTGGACCTGTTATGACTGCCAACCTTAACATCAACTACCGCAG CCCCATCCCACTGGGAAGCACAGTGTTGCTTGAATCCTCTCTAGATAAGAAGGAAGGCAGAAAAACATTCATTAGATGTAGAGTGACCAGCACCGATGGCTCTAAACTGCACTCAGAAACATCAG CACTGTTCCTGTCAATCACTGTCAGCCACCTACTCCTGGGAGtgtga
- the them4 gene encoding acyl-coenzyme A thioesterase THEM4 isoform X1, translated as MQTLPSFLSFKPRDFSLPNSSWGSEMMRMYDHYNSQCEVETEGGEKQEGKWRRLPSYNRLLKYATGGLYLSKMIQSNARLFTRHIRDPGAAFEYVLFVNSEEQKCVCIFQAGHLLEGPPGHVHGGAIATMIDTVTGTHATVLSGPVMTANLNINYRSPIPLGSTVLLESSLDKKEGRKTFIRCRVTSTDGSKLHSETSALFLSITVSHLLLGV; from the exons ATG CAGACGCTGCCATCGTTCCTTTCTTTCAAGCCCCGGGACTTCAGCCTGCCTAACTCCTCATGGGGCTCAGAAATGATGCGGATGTACGATCATTATAACAGCCAGTGTGAGGTggagacggagggaggagagaaacaagaagGGAAGTGGCGAAGACTGCCAAGCTACAATCGCCTCCTCAAGTATGCTACAG GTGGACTGTATCTTAGTAAGATGATCCAATCAAACGCTCGTCTTTTTACCCGGCACATCAGAGACCCGGGAGCAGCATTTGAGTATGTTCTGTTTGTTAACAGTGAggagcagaagtgtgtgtgcattttccAAGCCGGACACCTACTGGAGGGGCCGCCAGG ACATGTCCATGGGGGGGCAATAGCCACTATGATTGATACTGTGACAGGGACTCATGCTACTGTCCTTTCTGGACCTGTTATGACTGCCAACCTTAACATCAACTACCGCAG CCCCATCCCACTGGGAAGCACAGTGTTGCTTGAATCCTCTCTAGATAAGAAGGAAGGCAGAAAAACATTCATTAGATGTAGAGTGACCAGCACCGATGGCTCTAAACTGCACTCAGAAACATCAG CACTGTTCCTGTCAATCACTGTCAGCCACCTACTCCTGGGAGtgtga
- the LOC115020796 gene encoding pollen-specific leucine-rich repeat extensin-like protein 1: MKVYISLPLTTVMSIALVGLMNIREKEYDMVNKQNKLQDITRRVTNELLKDYENEKAEKQNELQKTQSEQKLLMDAFNIIEDSANKAKGEADICQGGQKTATDELATVETELKNLQAELDNMKNSWKTELETLKQKLAAPSPVCGFLKVGVQEASKLCGDKVIVEAPKQEEPKAEAPKQEEPKAEAPKPEEPKAEAPKQEEPKAEAPKPEEPKAEAPKQEEPKAEAPKQEEPKAEAPKQEQPKAEAPKPEEPKAEAPKPEEPKAEAPKPEEPKAEAPKQEEPKAEAPKQEEPKAEAPKQ, from the exons ATGAAGGTGTATATCTCGCTTCCTCTGACAACAGTCATGTCTATCGCCTTGGTGGGGCTCATGAATATACGGGAAAAGGAGTACGATATGGTGAACAAACAGAACAAGCTTCAGGATATCACGCGGAGGGTGACCAACGAGTTGTTGAAAGATTATGAGAACGAGAAGGCTGAGAAGCAGAACGAGCTGCAGAAGACCCAAAGTGAACAAAAACTGCTGATGGACGCATTTAACATAATCGAGGACAGCGCAAATAAGGCGAAGGGTGAAGCGGACATCTGCCAGGGAGGCCAG AAAACTGCGACAGATGAGCTGGCAACAGTGGAGACAGAATTAAAAAATCTCCAAG CTGAACTCGACAACATGAAGAACAGCTGGAAAACTGAATTGgaaacactgaaacagaaaCTAGCGGCACCGAGCCCAGTGTGTGGCTTTTTGAAAGTAGGAGTACAAGAAGCAAG CAAGCTGTGTGGCGATAAAGTGATTGtggaggcccctaaacaagaagaaccaaaggcggaggcccctaaacaagaagaaccaaaggCGGAGGCCCCTAAACcagaagaaccaaaagcagaggcccctaaacaagaagaaccaaaggCGGAGGCCCCTAAACcagaagaaccaaaagcagaggcccctaaacaagaagaaccaaaggcggaggcccctaaacaagaagaaccaaaggcggaggcccctaaacaagaacaACCAAaggcagaggcccctaaaccaGAAGAACCAAAGGCGGAGGCCCCTAAACCAGAAGAACCAAAGGCGGAGGCCCCTAAACCAGAAGAACCAAaggcagaggcccctaaacaagaagaaccaaaggCAGAGGctcctaaacaagaagaaccgaaagcagaggcccctaaacagtGA